The Flaviramulus sp. BrNp1-15 genome includes the window GAGCGACAAAACATTAGATACTTATAAGTATGCTATCGAAGATTTTTTTGTTCGCGACACAACGCTTTGGTTAGATGTATTAGAAGCTTTTGCTATAAACTCTACCAACATAATGCCTGTGTTAAATGAGCAAAACAAGTATTTAGGCTATTATGAACTTAATGATATTATTAGCTTATTTAACGAATCGCCTTTCTTCTCAGAAGCTGGTGGTGTTCTGGTTATTGAAAAAGGTATAAATGATTATTCATTTAGTGAAGTTAGCCAAATTGTTGAGTCTAACGACGGAAAGCTTTTGGGTGCTTTCATATCTAAAATGAATAGTGATTTGGTTCAAATTACATTGAAAATAGGAAACACGG containing:
- a CDS encoding acetoin utilization protein acuB gives rise to the protein MKLSEFIINDIKPLNSKSKIRDLQLLFNQLTFSHIPVEDDSKAYLGCFSETDAHCFESDKTLDTYKYAIEDFFVRDTTLWLDVLEAFAINSTNIMPVLNEQNKYLGYYELNDIISLFNESPFFSEAGGVLVIEKGINDYSFSEVSQIVESNDGKLLGAFISKMNSDLVQITLKIGNTGLNEIIQTFRRYSYNIVSGHEEDSYVESLKERSDYLKKYLNI